The DNA window CCGGCGGCTCCGCATCGACCGCCACGTACGATCAGGTGACGACGGAGACAACCGGGCATGCCGAATCGGTGGAGGTTCAATACGATCCATCCAAGATCACTTATGGACAGTTGCTGCGTATCTTCTTTTCTGTGGCTCACGATCCCACGCAGCTCAACCGGCAGGGACCGGATGTGGGCACGTCGTATCGTTCCGCAATCTTTTATGCGAATGACGAGCAGCGGCGCATTGCTACCGCTTACATCGCGCAACTGGATGCTGCCAAGGTTTTTCCGAAGCCGATTGTCACCCAGGTGACGCCGCTGAAGGGCTTCTACCGCGCCGAGGACTACCACCAGGACTATGCGCTCCATCATCCTGACAATCCCTACATACTCGTCTGTGATCGTCCCAAGATCGGCGAGTTGAAAGAACAGTTTCCTGATTTGTTTGTGGAGTACAAGGGACATTGATCGGGGGCCGGGTTTTCACCACGGAGGCACGGAGTACACGGAGGGAGATTAAGAACAGGGGAGGACGGTCTGTGCGGGCGGTGGGGAGAACGTCTTGTTCCTTGATACTGGTGCTGCGCCCCAAAGACGGCTTTCCGGCGCCCCTTCGTGACCGGAAAGCGAGACTCAATCCGTGCGCCCAGTAGCAGAAGACAAAAGTGGCGTCATCAGGAACCCAGTTCGGCGATCTGGCGGTCTAGTTCAGCTAGCGCTTTCTCCAACATCTGGCGATGAGCTGGGTTGGTGGCCGAGTTGAGTTGCGATTGGACGCTCGTTCGGGATAGCAAGAGGCCGTCGAGTTTGCGCCGTCCCTCCATCTCCTCTGGGGTAAGGATTTGATTTTGGGCAGGCTCGCGTCTGGCTTCGGACTGTTGCTCTTCTACCGATTTGCTTTCAAAACCTCGTGCCATAAAAGCTCCTATTGGGGGAACTCCCGGCATTCGGTTCTACGTGCAGCCGAAGACGCAGCCCGCTGTGGCGGGCGTCTACCGAGAACCTACTTAATCTGAACTGTGAGAAGCTGCGCGCCTGAGACTACGTAGTCCATCGGCGTGGAAGTTTCGTCTACGGCGGACTCTCCGCTTACATACATGTCCTGGCCGCCGCGCATGCCCTGCATTACGTTCATCACCGACAGGGGAAGCGTCGGCATCACTTTGTCTTCAACCATCGCTTCGGGATTCGCCTCGAGAAGCGAGACGTACAGGTTGTTGTTGGCGTGCTCTTTATTGAGCAGATCGATGGTGGATCCGAGCTGCAGGGTGCGTCCGAAGGCGGAGGGTAACTTGCGGCTGCGGTCCAGTGTCTCGCTGTCGCTAACCAGAATTCGCAGTTGGCCTTTGGGTACGGACGTTGGAATCTTCACCGGAATCTGGCGAACGATGGGATCGCCGCGATACGGACGCAGTACGGCTTCGATAGTGATCTCATCCCCCGGACGCGCCTCAGTGACATCGGTGCGTGCGGTTTCCAGGCGCGCTGTGCGGCGTTCCGGAGTCACGTCGAAATTGAGATTCACGCCTTGGATTCCCGGTGTGGTGTAGGGGTTCTCGAAGATGCGTCCGAAGTGATCCCCAAGATTGAGCGCAGCGAGCACGGAACTGGGAGCGACGTCGCTCGAGCTGAACATGTTGTGCATGTGCACTGAGGGGAAACCGTTCACCGCGATGTCGCCATTCATGCGGTAAGTGACCTGATCGCCGTACTGATTCTGCGACTGCAGCGCCTGGTAAACCGCAGTCATCATGATCAGCGGCGTGAGTTTCGCGTTGTTCAGCACTGAAAAGTTCATCTGCTTCGGTTTACTGCCGCCATGAATCGTGACCGTTACGGGAATCATCTTCGAGGCTTCGCCGAAGCGTCCGAGGATTCCGCTGTGTCGGTCCTGGACGAAGGTGCCTACCTCGTCGGTAGTGTTGACGATCTTGTACGCGTAGTAGGGCGAGGCCAGCGTCGCGATCACATTGGCCTTAGTCATCGGCATGTCGACCATGCCGTACTGGGTGAGTGGATGTCCGCAGGCGAGCAGCCTCTGGGGATCGATATATGTAACTGTGCACGTCGCAGCGATATCGAGGTCGCCGCTCACGAGCACAGCGCTCACCGCCGAGCCGGGCTCGATGGGCTCAGGCTGGTGCTCGTTTGTTGCCGATCCCACTCCCATTACGGGAACAAGTCCGGCTTGCGCGAACTGCGATGCGAACTGGCGAATCGTACCTTCGCTGAACCCGCTGAAAACGAAAGGCGCTTCGATAGGCTGCATCAGCGATGCGAAGTTCTTCAGGTCACCATCGCCGGGGACGTCACTTCCCACCGACGTTTTGCCGATTGCTTTGGGTACTCGCGCCGCGCTCATGGGCTCAGGCTGCGTGCGATCGAGTGCGTCGATCTCGAGCATCTCCTCGATTGGCGTAATGCCGCAAATCGGCTCCTTGGAAAATTGCCCGATACGATACGAGATCGCGCCCACCAGCTTGCCGTCGATGTACACCGGGCTACCGCTCATGCCCGCGACTACGCCTGTGTACTCCACCTTTTGGCCATGGAGACGAGCAAGGATCAGATCGCTCTTGGGGCCATTGAGGTTGGGAAGAATGCCAAGGACTTCAACCTCCATGGGCTCGGGCTTCGTTCCTTCAAAGACGGTGTAAGCGACGCCACGCATTCCACGGTGGATTTCGCTGACCTTCAGGATCTCCGGAGCTACGCGAGGCGCCGAAACCGGAGTTGCTGATTGCGCAACCGCCATACTGCACACAAAAATTAAGACCGAAATCCGACCGAGGAAGGCGAAAATACTCTTCATACTTGACCTGCGAACGACTCGGCAACGAGGGATGGATTTAGCGGGACAGATTGGCCGGTGAAGGCCAAACACGCCCAATCCAGATGGTTTCCGGGTAGTTCGACATCTATACTAATACAGAGACTCAGCCAAACAATAGGCAAAGAGTCTGTAGGAAGGCACAGGAAATGTCCCTTAGCGGTACTAAGGTGGGGGGCTCGTGGCTCTCCAAAATCGTCATCATCGGCCTGTTCTGCCTCGCATTTGCAACATTCCCCAGCCCGGCGCAGAACTCCCAAGGTTCATCGCAGAACCCGCAGACCCAAACTCCCCCAGAGGCGGGAGGCCCACAGGGTGATATCGGCCCAATGGCCGTCCCCAAGAAGAAGCCAGAGGACGAAAAGCCGGTAGAGCGCGCTCCCAAGGTGAAGAACCCGGTGGAAATAGGCACGTTTTCCCTGAAAGTTGACGTGCCACTGGTGAACCTGCCTATCAATGTTGTCACCAACAACGGCCAGTTCATTCCTGGACTCAGGCAGGAGAACTTCAAGGTCCTGGAAGACGGTGTCCCCCAGAAGATCGACACCTTTTCCCAGCAGAACGACAAGCCAATCACTGCCGTAATGGTGATCGAGTTTGCCTCAAACAGTTACGCCTTCATGTACGACGCGCTCAATGCCGCGTATTCGTTTACTGGCCAGCTCAAGAAGGAAGACTGGATTGCAGTTGAATCGTACGACATGCAGACGCACCTGCTGGTGGACTTCACCCAGGACAAGAACCAGGTGATGGGGGCGCTGGGCCAGCTTAGGATTCCAGGTTTCAGCGAAACCAACCTCTTCGACGCCCTCTACGACACAGTGGATCGCCTCGAGGGAGTTGAAGGCCAAAAGTACATTGTCCTCATCTGCAATGGCATTGATACGTTCAGCAAGCTGAACTACGACAAGGTACTCAAGAAGCTTCAGGGCTCGAAGAACATCACCATCTTCTGCATCGGAACCGGGCAGGCTTTCAGGTTATACCTGGAGGGGCGCGGATACATGGGGCCGCTCGCCAACCTTGATTTCCTTCAGGCCGACAATCAGCTCAGAACATTCGCCAAGATGACCGGCGGCCGCGCGTACTTCCCCCGATTCACGGCGGAGTTCCCCGAAGACTTCGCTGATATTGCTTCGGACATCCGCAACCAGTACGTGATCTCATATCGCCCAAGCAACACCAAACAGGACGGCACCTGGCGGAAGGTGAAGGTCGAATTGGTGGATCCACAGAACGGGCAGCCACTCATCGTGCAGGATCAGCGCCGCAAGAAACTTAAATACGAAGTGATCGCACGAGATGGGTATAAGGCGAAGAACGAAGTGGAATAGCTCTTTATTCTTTTGTCATTCCGAAGCGAAGCGAGGAATCGCTACCGTACCCACGCATTCTCGTGTCAATAGGGATTCCTCGCTACGCTCGGAATGACAACCGCCTTACATCCTGAACCAATAATCCAGCACCAGCAGCACCGCGACTCCTACAAAAACCAGCAGCGCTACCTTGATCCCCGGCTCCTTGTTCACTTCGGGAATCAGATCCGACGCCGCTACGTACAGCGTCACGCCAGTCGACAGGGGCAGTCCCACGTGCAGCATGGGCGATAGTACGCGCATGGTAAGCACGCCGAGCAGAGTCGAAGCTCCGAGAATCACGGAGGAAATAAACGCCATGCGACGCGAGCGGCCGCTGGCTAGCATCACCGAGCCTACTGTGAATCCTTCGGGAATTTTGTGGAGAAACACCGCCAGAAAGATCAGCCAGCCGAGCCAGTTCGAAATTAGGAATCCCGATGCAATGGCTATGCCGTCGAAGAAGGTGTGTACGATTAGCCCGAGCAGTACGGAATAACTCTTGTGAGAGTGAAGGAATTCGCCCTCGTGAGTTTCTTCACCGAAGTGGAAGTGCATGGTAAGGGTGTGCTCGAAGAAGTGCACGAGAAAGTAGCCGAGCATGATGAACACCGGCGCGCGTTCGGGAGCAACGCGAAGGCTCTCGGGAAACATCTCCACCAGGGCAGTGGCGAGCATGAATCCCGAGCCTACTGCCATGAAGTAGCGCAGATAGCGCCGCTCCCAATGGCGCTGGATAATGATCAGCCCGCCAACTCCGTCGGCGAGCGCCGCGGTAAGCCCGAGGATGATGGTGAGCGCGAGCGGAGACATGTTTATGTAGCGGAACGGTGCATGGTAGAACGTCCGTCGCGGCGGACTGCGTTTCTACGAAGATGTATGTGCAAAGCCGATTTCACCCGCTGTGCCGGATGTGCATTACGTCGCCGTCCTGCACGATATAGTCTTTGCCCTCCAGCCGCAACGTGCCACGTGAGCGCGCGTTGGCTTCAGATCCCGCATCGAGGAGCTGATCCCAGTGAATGGTTTCTGCACGGATGAAATGCTTCTCGAGATCGGAATGAATTGCTCCCGCAGCGGCTTGCGCTCGTGATCCGCGTTCAATCGTCCACGCGCGGCATTCGTCCTCGCCCACGGTGAAGAACGAAATCAGGCCGAGCAGTTCGTAACTCTTGCGGATCAGGCGCACCAGCCCACTCTCGGTGAGTCCGTAGCTGGCAAGGAATTCCCCGGCTTCTTCGTCGGGCATCTCGGCTAGCTCGGCCTCAACCCTACCGCAGATTGCGGTCACGCCGGCGTTTGGACGCGAAGCATATTCAGTTAATTTGTACTTTGCCGGCGACTTCTCGAGGTCATCGCCAAGTGAAGTGCTCTCATTGACGTTAAGCACATACAGGATGGGCTTTTGACTGAGAAACATGAAGCCGCGGATTCGTTTCTTGTCCTCAGCCGACATTTCCATCTCGCGTAGCGGCCGCTCGGATTCCAGATGGGTCTTCGCGCGTTTGAGCAGGTCAAACTCGCGTTCGAGCTCTGCGGTCTTCATCTTCTTAAGATCTTTTTCGAGACGCTCCAATCGCTTCTCGATCTGTCCTAGATCGTTCACGACCAGATCGAAATCGACATTCTTCGCGTCGCGCAACGGATCGATCTCGCCTACATGTGGGATCGACGGCTCGTCGAAGGCGCGCAACACGTGAATCAGCGCGTCGACAGTCCGCAGATTATTCGCGTAAGCAGATTCCTTAAGCGCTTCCTGGCCGATAGCGGCCACATCGGAGTATTCCACTGTGGCATGAACCAGCTTTTTGGGATTGTAGAGAGCTGACAGCTTATCCAAACGCTCGTCGGGAACTTTCGCTACACCAAGATGAGCTTCGCGCGGATTGTGTCCACGCTCGGCGACATGCGCCTTGGTGAGGATCTTGAACAGCGACGTCTTGCCCACTTGAGGCAGGCCGATAATGCCAGTTTTCATGAATGCGGAGTCCTACAGTGCTGAAAATCAGCAGGAACAGAATTTTCTATCTTAGCAGTGCCTGTGCTGGAGTGCTCAGCATCAGCGGCGCAGATGTAATTGCAGTCCCGCTCTTGCGACCAGTGGCGATGCAAGTGTGACCACAGTCGT is part of the Terriglobales bacterium genome and encodes:
- the msrA gene encoding peptide-methionine (S)-S-oxide reductase MsrA; amino-acid sequence: MLSRLLCSAVTLGVTVSLLSCTANAAPKAPIPAPTADASLTATSGKQRAVFSGGCFWGTQSVFQRVKGVIKTTAGYAGGSASTATYDQVTTETTGHAESVEVQYDPSKITYGQLLRIFFSVAHDPTQLNRQGPDVGTSYRSAIFYANDEQRRIATAYIAQLDAAKVFPKPIVTQVTPLKGFYRAEDYHQDYALHHPDNPYILVCDRPKIGELKEQFPDLFVEYKGH
- a CDS encoding SpoIVB peptidase S55 domain-containing protein, with translation MKSIFAFLGRISVLIFVCSMAVAQSATPVSAPRVAPEILKVSEIHRGMRGVAYTVFEGTKPEPMEVEVLGILPNLNGPKSDLILARLHGQKVEYTGVVAGMSGSPVYIDGKLVGAISYRIGQFSKEPICGITPIEEMLEIDALDRTQPEPMSAARVPKAIGKTSVGSDVPGDGDLKNFASLMQPIEAPFVFSGFSEGTIRQFASQFAQAGLVPVMGVGSATNEHQPEPIEPGSAVSAVLVSGDLDIAATCTVTYIDPQRLLACGHPLTQYGMVDMPMTKANVIATLASPYYAYKIVNTTDEVGTFVQDRHSGILGRFGEASKMIPVTVTIHGGSKPKQMNFSVLNNAKLTPLIMMTAVYQALQSQNQYGDQVTYRMNGDIAVNGFPSVHMHNMFSSSDVAPSSVLAALNLGDHFGRIFENPYTTPGIQGVNLNFDVTPERRTARLETARTDVTEARPGDEITIEAVLRPYRGDPIVRQIPVKIPTSVPKGQLRILVSDSETLDRSRKLPSAFGRTLQLGSTIDLLNKEHANNNLYVSLLEANPEAMVEDKVMPTLPLSVMNVMQGMRGGQDMYVSGESAVDETSTPMDYVVSGAQLLTVQIK
- a CDS encoding VWA domain-containing protein gives rise to the protein MSLSGTKVGGSWLSKIVIIGLFCLAFATFPSPAQNSQGSSQNPQTQTPPEAGGPQGDIGPMAVPKKKPEDEKPVERAPKVKNPVEIGTFSLKVDVPLVNLPINVVTNNGQFIPGLRQENFKVLEDGVPQKIDTFSQQNDKPITAVMVIEFASNSYAFMYDALNAAYSFTGQLKKEDWIAVESYDMQTHLLVDFTQDKNQVMGALGQLRIPGFSETNLFDALYDTVDRLEGVEGQKYIVLICNGIDTFSKLNYDKVLKKLQGSKNITIFCIGTGQAFRLYLEGRGYMGPLANLDFLQADNQLRTFAKMTGGRAYFPRFTAEFPEDFADIASDIRNQYVISYRPSNTKQDGTWRKVKVELVDPQNGQPLIVQDQRRKKLKYEVIARDGYKAKNEVE
- a CDS encoding ZIP family metal transporter, with translation MSPLALTIILGLTAALADGVGGLIIIQRHWERRYLRYFMAVGSGFMLATALVEMFPESLRVAPERAPVFIMLGYFLVHFFEHTLTMHFHFGEETHEGEFLHSHKSYSVLLGLIVHTFFDGIAIASGFLISNWLGWLIFLAVFLHKIPEGFTVGSVMLASGRSRRMAFISSVILGASTLLGVLTMRVLSPMLHVGLPLSTGVTLYVAASDLIPEVNKEPGIKVALLVFVGVAVLLVLDYWFRM
- the ychF gene encoding redox-regulated ATPase YchF encodes the protein MKTGIIGLPQVGKTSLFKILTKAHVAERGHNPREAHLGVAKVPDERLDKLSALYNPKKLVHATVEYSDVAAIGQEALKESAYANNLRTVDALIHVLRAFDEPSIPHVGEIDPLRDAKNVDFDLVVNDLGQIEKRLERLEKDLKKMKTAELEREFDLLKRAKTHLESERPLREMEMSAEDKKRIRGFMFLSQKPILYVLNVNESTSLGDDLEKSPAKYKLTEYASRPNAGVTAICGRVEAELAEMPDEEAGEFLASYGLTESGLVRLIRKSYELLGLISFFTVGEDECRAWTIERGSRAQAAAGAIHSDLEKHFIRAETIHWDQLLDAGSEANARSRGTLRLEGKDYIVQDGDVMHIRHSG